A genomic window from Struthio camelus isolate bStrCam1 chromosome 2, bStrCam1.hap1, whole genome shotgun sequence includes:
- the LY96 gene encoding lymphocyte antigen 96: MFQLFFFVLFTPGLSKLLCTSSDLEISYTFCDSVVQTFIFNITPCTMVNKPIWNVALTWIPRNDITFLKVVFKVLYDGAKALDWKEVLCSGADDEYAVCGTLKGETVATTFDIKGARTTFPQGKYTIIIHGFADDSEKNMLVCLNFTMTVKQEAL, translated from the exons atgtttcagcttttctttttcgtTTTATTCACCCCTGGACTTAGTAAATTGCTTTGCACATCATCAGACCTAGAAATATCATACACCTTTTGTG ATTCTGTAGTTCAGACCTTCATATTTAATATAACACCTTGCACCATGGTGAATAAACCAATCTGGAATGTTGCTCTTACCTGGATTCCAC GAAACGACATCACCTTTTTGAAGGTAGTCTTTAAAGTCTTGTATGATGGTGCCAAAGCGTTAGACTGGAAAGAAGTTCTTTGTAGCGGAGCCGACGATGAATATGCTGTTTGTGGAACGTTGAAAGGAG AAACAGTTGCAACAACATTTGATATTAAAGGTGCACGAACAACATTTCCACAG gGAAAATATACTATTATTATACACGGATTCGCTGATGATTCTGAAAAGAATATGCTCGTATGCCTAAATTTCACCATGACAGTAAAACAAGAAGCTCTCTGA
- the TMEM70 gene encoding transmembrane protein 70, mitochondrial — protein MLLLLAAGCRRAAGPASAAAAAAAWLRGAARRGVPAACRRRAALPVPAGGQQVTSFQGLAVRSLSTSPPQEHSEHGRLIYTGNLAKAVLGVKFFSYSTSIFNLFMMPYIMLKTGIGFESLFIQAAFYGLVGFFTFVTPVTLHILTKGYVIRLYYKAEMDTYTAITYNAILAEKATVFHQNDVKVPDISKMFTTFYAKTKSMLVNPMLFPNPQDYEHLMGYDKPFYFDWEEEKEASESK, from the exons atgctgctgctcctggctgccggctgccgccgcgccgccggcccggcctcggccgccgccgccgccgccgcctggctgCGGGGAGCCGCTCGCCGCGGGGTCccggccgcctgccgccgccgggcggccctGCCGGTGCCCGCGGGGGGGCAGCAG GTTACATCTTTCCAAGGGCTGGCTGTTCGCAGCCTCAGCACCTCTCCCCCTCAGGAACACTCGGAACATGGAAGACTAATTTATACCGGAAATCTGGCAAAGGCAGTGTTAG GTGTGAAGTTTTTCTCTTACTCCACCAGCATATTCAACCTTTTCATGATGCCCTACATCATGCTCAAAACTGGTATTGGATTTGAAAGTCTATTTATACAAGCTGCCTTTTATGGCTTGGTAGGGTTTTTTACATTTGTAACACCAGTGACCTTGCATATCCTTACAAAAGGCTATGTGATTCGACTCTATTATAAAGCTGAAATGGACACGTATACAGCCATTACATATAACGCAATCCTGGCAGAAAAAGCAACTGTCTTCCATCAGAACGATGTAAAGGTTCCAGACATCAGCAAGATGTTTACGACATTTTATGCTAAAACTAAATCAATGCTCGTTAATCCAATGCTTTTCCCAAATCCACAGGATTATGAACATCTCATGGGTTATGACAAACCTTTTTATTTTGactgggaggaggaaaaggaagccaGTGAAAGCAAATAA
- the ELOC gene encoding elongin-C isoform X1, with product MGLVLVFRKFRLLSCISVFLVKSDGSRYKYSKVPKIWTLLLQKLLLQRNKNFYKRMDGEEKTYGGCEGPDAMYVKLISSDGHEFIVKREHALTSGTIKAMLSGPGQFAENETNEVNFREIPSHVLSKVCMYFTYKVRYTNSSTEIPEFPIAPEIALELLMAANFLDC from the exons ATGGGTCTGGTTCTAGTGTTCAGAAAATTTAGATTGCTCTCTTGCATTAGTGTGTTCTTGGTGAAGTCGGACGGAAGCAGGTATAAATATAGTAAAGTACCTAAAATATGG ACGCTCCTATTGCAAAAGCTGctgttgcaaagaaataaaaatttttataAGAGAATGG atggagaagagaaaacataCGGTGGGTGTGAGGGCCCAGATGCTATGTATGTGAAGTTAATATCTTCTGATGGCCACGAGTTCATTGTAAAAAGAGAGCATGCATTAACATCAGGAACAATAAAAGCTATGTTGAGTGGACCAG GACAgtttgcagaaaatgaaacaaatgaggtGAATTTTAGAGAGATCCCATCCCATGTCCTATCCAAAGTATGCATGTATTTCACCTACAAGGTCCGCTATACTAACAGCTCTACGGAGATTCCTGAATTCCCAATTGCACCTGAAATTGCACTGGAACTTCTGATGGCTGCAAACTTCTTAGattgttaa
- the ELOC gene encoding elongin-C isoform X2: MDGEEKTYGGCEGPDAMYVKLISSDGHEFIVKREHALTSGTIKAMLSGPGQFAENETNEVNFREIPSHVLSKVCMYFTYKVRYTNSSTEIPEFPIAPEIALELLMAANFLDC; this comes from the exons ATGG atggagaagagaaaacataCGGTGGGTGTGAGGGCCCAGATGCTATGTATGTGAAGTTAATATCTTCTGATGGCCACGAGTTCATTGTAAAAAGAGAGCATGCATTAACATCAGGAACAATAAAAGCTATGTTGAGTGGACCAG GACAgtttgcagaaaatgaaacaaatgaggtGAATTTTAGAGAGATCCCATCCCATGTCCTATCCAAAGTATGCATGTATTTCACCTACAAGGTCCGCTATACTAACAGCTCTACGGAGATTCCTGAATTCCCAATTGCACCTGAAATTGCACTGGAACTTCTGATGGCTGCAAACTTCTTAGattgttaa